Proteins from a single region of Fundidesulfovibrio putealis DSM 16056:
- a CDS encoding HAD-IIB family hydrolase: MKPIEHMQADVRRGVRYLLTDIDDTLTSEGRLPASAYKALEDLRAAGLLVVPITGRPAGWCDHIARMWPVDGVVGENGAFYFRYDESARRMHRRYFKDAPQRQADAKRLKELERRILAEVPGVAVSADQAYREADLAIDFCEDVPALPMNAARRVKQIFEQAGAQAKISSIHVNGWFGEYDKLSMTRLFFREVFRQELDEIRESVVFAGDSPNDAPMFAFFPNSVGVANVMDFGAELEAAPVWVTRARGGEGFAELAAALLAR, translated from the coding sequence ATGAAACCCATAGAGCATATGCAGGCGGACGTCCGGCGCGGCGTCCGCTACCTGCTGACGGACATCGACGACACCCTTACCAGCGAGGGACGCCTTCCGGCCTCGGCCTACAAGGCCCTGGAGGACCTTCGGGCCGCCGGGCTCCTGGTCGTGCCCATCACCGGGCGTCCCGCAGGGTGGTGCGACCACATCGCCCGCATGTGGCCCGTGGACGGCGTGGTGGGCGAGAACGGGGCCTTCTACTTCCGTTACGACGAGTCCGCGCGGCGCATGCATCGGCGCTACTTCAAGGACGCGCCGCAACGCCAGGCCGACGCCAAACGCCTGAAAGAGCTTGAGCGCCGCATCCTGGCCGAGGTACCCGGCGTGGCCGTGTCCGCCGACCAGGCCTACCGCGAGGCGGATCTGGCCATCGACTTCTGCGAGGATGTGCCCGCCCTCCCCATGAACGCGGCCCGGCGCGTGAAGCAAATCTTCGAACAGGCCGGAGCCCAGGCCAAGATAAGCTCCATCCACGTGAACGGCTGGTTCGGCGAGTACGACAAGCTTTCCATGACCCGGCTCTTCTTCCGCGAGGTCTTCAGGCAGGAACTGGACGAGATCAGGGAGTCCGTGGTCTTCGCCGGGGATTCCCCCAACGACGCCCCCATGTTCGCCTTCTTCCCGAACTCCGTAGGCGTGGCCAACGTCATGGACTTCGGGGCCGAGCTTGAGGCCGCGCCCGTCTGGGTAACCAGGGCCAGGGGCGGCGAGGGGTTTGCGGAGCTTGCCGCCGCCCTGCTGGCACGCTGA
- a CDS encoding sugar-binding transcriptional regulator, which translates to MGQADENEDQLLSRVAWLYFNEDLTQAEIGERLGITRLKVNRLLQSGKEKGLIRVVINTAFRECVDLEGRLVREFGLARAIVLPTPEKGGDSLYQTIGRPAGEYVSTTLQDGQSLGVGWGKTMRAAITGIVVRNFRDLSITSLYGGVPKSPVNPFDSTAMFARQLQAEVCNHLAAPMFVSSPHVRDTIASQELFRTFYKEALQVDMILTAVGDLSAQATNIALGAVTLEQRAELAKVGAVGEFFGRFLDANGEVVDHLVNSCSMSPDFEGLCKVPHIVLASGGLAKLRILRAVLERGYVHVFVTDMTTAENLLLQ; encoded by the coding sequence TTGGGACAGGCCGACGAAAATGAAGACCAGCTCCTCTCTCGGGTAGCCTGGCTCTATTTCAACGAAGACCTGACGCAGGCCGAGATCGGCGAGCGGTTGGGCATTACCCGTCTCAAGGTGAACAGGCTCCTGCAATCCGGCAAGGAGAAGGGGCTCATCCGGGTGGTCATCAACACTGCGTTCCGGGAGTGCGTGGACCTGGAAGGCAGGCTGGTGCGCGAATTCGGGCTGGCGCGCGCCATTGTGCTCCCCACCCCCGAAAAGGGCGGCGACAGCCTGTACCAGACCATAGGCCGCCCCGCCGGGGAGTACGTCTCCACCACCCTCCAGGACGGGCAGTCTCTGGGCGTGGGCTGGGGCAAGACCATGCGCGCGGCCATCACCGGAATCGTGGTCCGCAACTTCCGGGACCTCTCCATCACCTCGCTCTACGGCGGCGTTCCCAAAAGCCCCGTGAACCCGTTCGATTCGACCGCCATGTTCGCCCGCCAGCTCCAGGCCGAGGTCTGCAACCATCTCGCCGCCCCCATGTTCGTCTCCTCGCCCCACGTGCGCGACACCATCGCCAGCCAGGAGCTGTTCCGGACCTTCTACAAGGAGGCCCTCCAGGTGGACATGATCCTCACTGCCGTTGGCGACCTCTCCGCACAGGCCACCAACATCGCGCTCGGTGCGGTCACGCTCGAGCAGCGCGCGGAGCTGGCCAAGGTCGGGGCCGTGGGGGAATTTTTTGGCCGTTTCCTGGACGCCAACGGCGAAGTGGTCGACCATCTGGTCAACTCGTGCAGCATGTCGCCGGACTTCGAGGGGCTCTGCAAGGTCCCGCACATCGTCCTCGCCTCGGGGGGGCTGGCCAAGCTGCGCATCCTGCGGGCCGTGCTGGAGCGCGGCTACGTGCACGTTTTCGTGACGGACATGACCACTGCGGAGAACCTGCTGTTGCAATGA
- a CDS encoding lipid A deacylase LpxR family protein, whose amino-acid sequence MRFRHITSFVLLCTALALLATPPSVSGTEPDQAVGPASTFIITEENDFFAGTDEQYTNGIKFNWISGDLKHYAEDKRLPSFLLPYLRILPFVNEPDQQYNVALALGQNMYVPRNTSLKTPLPNDRPYAGWTYVSLALHAKTSTQLDTFETSIGIVGPSSRAAETQNNYHALMGMKRVEGWDHQINDEPGVMLSWQRTLRSLRADLGHDFAWDFLPHVRATVGNVVTQGAVGFETRFGYRLPWDFGTSLIQPGGGVSAPASPADPRLRQDTDFGVHIFVGAEGRAVARNIFLDGNTWQNSPSVTKKPFVADLMAGVGLVLGRAKLTYTHVYRTQEFEKQSGPQMLGSVSLAVTF is encoded by the coding sequence ATGCGATTCAGACATATCACGTCATTTGTCCTGCTCTGCACGGCCCTGGCGCTTCTTGCCACGCCCCCGTCTGTGTCCGGGACCGAACCGGACCAGGCAGTCGGACCCGCTTCCACTTTCATCATCACAGAAGAGAATGACTTCTTCGCAGGAACCGACGAACAATATACCAACGGGATCAAGTTCAATTGGATTTCCGGCGATCTCAAGCACTATGCTGAGGACAAACGGCTCCCTTCGTTCCTGTTACCTTACCTTCGCATCCTCCCTTTCGTGAACGAACCTGACCAGCAGTACAATGTTGCGCTCGCGCTGGGCCAGAACATGTACGTCCCGCGCAACACAAGCCTGAAGACGCCATTGCCCAACGATCGCCCGTATGCCGGTTGGACCTATGTATCCCTGGCGCTGCACGCCAAGACCAGCACGCAGCTCGATACCTTCGAAACGAGCATCGGCATTGTCGGCCCGTCATCCAGGGCAGCCGAGACCCAGAACAACTACCACGCCCTCATGGGTATGAAACGTGTAGAAGGTTGGGACCACCAGATCAACGACGAGCCGGGCGTCATGCTCTCCTGGCAGCGCACCTTGCGGTCCCTGCGCGCAGACCTGGGCCATGATTTTGCCTGGGACTTCCTGCCACACGTGCGGGCCACGGTGGGAAACGTTGTGACACAAGGGGCGGTAGGATTCGAGACGCGCTTCGGGTACCGGCTGCCCTGGGATTTCGGCACCTCGCTCATCCAGCCCGGCGGCGGCGTGAGCGCGCCCGCAAGCCCGGCTGATCCGCGTCTGCGCCAGGACACCGATTTCGGAGTGCACATTTTCGTCGGCGCCGAGGGCAGGGCGGTGGCCAGGAACATATTCCTGGACGGCAACACCTGGCAGAACAGCCCGAGCGTGACGAAGAAGCCTTTCGTGGCCGATCTCATGGCGGGGGTGGGACTGGTGCTGGGCCGGGCCAAGTTGACCTACACCCACGTGTACAGGACGCAGGAGTTCGAGAAACAGTCCGGGCCGCAAATGCTCGGGTCTGTGAGCCTGGCGGTGACGTTCTAG
- the phnD gene encoding phosphate/phosphite/phosphonate ABC transporter substrate-binding protein, translating into MLTRFVMLTLLALSLSVSAAFAQTDCKNLGALDKAYCDENKDLVADAPKAGKCQDPGTLVFTYTPVEDPAVYKDLFTDFQEYLSKATGKKVVYYSVQSNAAEVEAMRSGRLHIAGFSTGPTCFAVNLAGYVPTSVKGYEDKFQGYNLIVIVKKDSPYQKLEDLKGKKLAHTSASSNSGNLAPRALFPKLGLVPDKDYTVVYSGKHDQSVMGVAHGDYDAAAVASDVYDRMVSAGRVEKDSLRVIYRSAMFPTSSFGYWSQLCPELAKKIVDAFNSYRFNDAMKKAFDGADRFYPVTYEKDWAVIREINDSLGIAYTEEGMRKEEEKEAAAKKK; encoded by the coding sequence ATGCTCACACGTTTCGTCATGCTGACTTTGCTTGCCCTGTCGCTGTCTGTCTCCGCCGCCTTCGCGCAGACCGACTGCAAGAACCTCGGCGCGCTGGACAAGGCGTACTGCGACGAGAACAAGGACCTGGTCGCCGACGCCCCCAAGGCCGGCAAATGCCAGGACCCCGGCACGCTCGTCTTCACTTACACCCCTGTTGAGGACCCCGCCGTCTACAAGGACCTCTTCACCGACTTCCAGGAATATCTCTCCAAGGCCACCGGCAAGAAGGTGGTGTACTACTCCGTGCAGTCCAACGCCGCCGAGGTCGAGGCCATGCGCTCAGGCCGCCTGCACATCGCGGGCTTCTCCACCGGCCCCACCTGCTTCGCGGTGAACCTGGCCGGCTACGTGCCCACCTCCGTGAAGGGCTACGAGGACAAGTTCCAGGGCTACAACCTGATCGTCATCGTCAAGAAGGACAGCCCCTACCAGAAGCTTGAGGACCTGAAGGGCAAGAAGCTGGCCCACACCTCGGCCTCCTCCAACTCCGGCAACCTGGCTCCCAGGGCGCTGTTCCCCAAGCTGGGCCTCGTCCCCGACAAGGACTACACCGTGGTCTACTCCGGCAAGCACGACCAGTCCGTCATGGGCGTGGCCCACGGCGACTACGACGCCGCAGCCGTGGCCTCCGACGTGTACGACCGCATGGTCAGTGCCGGGCGCGTGGAGAAGGACTCCCTGCGGGTGATCTACCGCAGCGCCATGTTCCCCACCTCTTCCTTTGGCTACTGGAGCCAGCTCTGCCCTGAACTTGCCAAGAAGATCGTGGACGCCTTCAACTCCTACCGTTTCAACGACGCCATGAAGAAAGCCTTCGACGGCGCCGACCGCTTCTATCCCGTCACCTACGAAAAGGACTGGGCGGTCATCCGGGAGATCAACGACTCCCTGGGCATCGCCTACACCGAGGAAGGGATGAGGAAGGAAGAGGAAAAAGAAGCGGCCGCCAAAAAGAAATAA
- the phnC gene encoding phosphonate ABC transporter ATP-binding protein encodes MNSNQNHGGNGARPRSLSVANLEKAYKRGVPVLKGISFEAQGATTLGIIGPSGSGKSTLLRCINRLIEPTGGSIIVGGKDIASLSGTALRHARRHIGMVFQEYNLVERLSVIENVLCGRLGYISPLKAWLRKYPQTDIDRAFELIDHVGLGEFYNQRADSLSGGQRQRVGIARAVMQDPDIIMADEPTSSLDPKTSVEIMELLGLFSRERNIPVLINIHDVELAKRFCDRLIGISQGVVVFDGPPKDLTVEHLKAIYGGEDWLA; translated from the coding sequence ATGAACAGCAATCAGAATCATGGAGGGAACGGGGCCAGGCCCCGTTCCCTGTCGGTGGCGAACCTGGAGAAGGCCTACAAGCGCGGCGTGCCCGTGCTCAAGGGGATATCCTTCGAGGCGCAAGGCGCGACCACGCTGGGAATCATCGGACCGTCCGGGTCTGGAAAGAGCACGCTCCTGCGTTGTATCAACCGGCTCATCGAACCGACCGGGGGCAGCATCATCGTGGGCGGAAAGGACATCGCCAGCCTTTCCGGCACCGCCCTGCGCCATGCGCGGCGGCACATCGGCATGGTGTTCCAGGAGTACAACCTGGTGGAGCGCCTCTCGGTGATCGAGAACGTGCTGTGCGGCAGGCTGGGCTACATCTCGCCCCTGAAGGCGTGGCTCAGGAAGTATCCCCAGACGGACATCGACCGCGCCTTCGAGCTGATCGACCACGTGGGGCTGGGCGAATTCTACAACCAGCGGGCCGACAGCCTCTCCGGCGGCCAACGCCAGCGCGTGGGCATCGCCAGGGCCGTCATGCAGGACCCGGACATCATCATGGCCGATGAGCCCACCAGCTCCCTGGACCCCAAGACCTCCGTTGAGATCATGGAGCTTTTGGGCCTCTTCTCCAGAGAGCGGAACATCCCCGTGCTCATAAACATCCACGACGTGGAGCTGGCCAAGCGCTTCTGCGACAGGCTCATCGGCATATCCCAGGGAGTGGTGGTCTTTGACGGGCCGCCCAAGGATCTGACCGTGGAACACCTCAAGGCCATCTACGGTGGCGAGGACTGGCTGGCATGA
- the phnE gene encoding phosphonate ABC transporter, permease protein PhnE, whose amino-acid sequence MTATAAIRTPFKPNWWARLGWLLLVVYCFYALSELQITWERFVIGLGTGAKFLSELFPPGMKRLGLLLDNLIETVEIAVISSAFGILLSLPLGFLAARNLMPGWLTWPSRAIIALSRSFHPVIFAILFVKAVGFGPLAGILTLVFASIGFVGKLFAEAIEEISLKPVEAMKAAGAPFMSVITYGVLPQVFNRFIGFSTYQFDSNLRNSTMIGVVGAGGIGGTLFAAFQRFDYDFLCTILLSIIGLIMIGEYLAVKIKAVFND is encoded by the coding sequence ATGACCGCCACCGCCGCCATACGCACGCCCTTCAAGCCCAACTGGTGGGCCAGGCTGGGATGGCTGCTGCTCGTGGTCTATTGCTTTTACGCACTGAGCGAGCTGCAGATCACCTGGGAGCGGTTCGTCATCGGACTGGGCACCGGCGCGAAGTTCCTGTCCGAACTGTTCCCGCCCGGCATGAAACGGCTGGGCCTGCTGCTGGACAACCTCATCGAGACAGTCGAGATCGCGGTGATATCCTCGGCCTTCGGCATACTGCTCTCGCTGCCGCTGGGATTTCTCGCCGCGCGCAACCTGATGCCCGGCTGGCTCACCTGGCCGTCGCGGGCAATCATCGCGCTCAGCCGGTCCTTCCATCCGGTCATCTTCGCCATCCTCTTCGTCAAGGCGGTGGGGTTCGGGCCGCTGGCGGGCATCCTGACCCTGGTGTTCGCTTCCATCGGGTTCGTGGGCAAGCTGTTCGCGGAAGCCATCGAGGAGATTTCCCTCAAGCCGGTCGAGGCCATGAAAGCCGCCGGAGCGCCCTTCATGAGCGTGATCACCTACGGCGTGCTGCCGCAGGTGTTCAACCGCTTCATCGGGTTTTCCACCTACCAGTTCGACTCCAATCTGCGAAACTCCACCATGATCGGCGTGGTGGGCGCGGGCGGCATCGGCGGGACCCTGTTCGCGGCGTTCCAGCGCTTCGATTACGACTTCCTCTGCACCATCCTGCTCTCCATCATCGGCCTGATCATGATCGGCGAGTATCTGGCGGTCAAAATAAAGGCGGTCTTCAATGACTGA
- a CDS encoding type 1 glutamine amidotransferase domain-containing protein, with amino-acid sequence MDKQLAGKRVLIQVADTYEDLELWYPKLRMQEAGAEVVVAGIDPLRRDYKGKNGYPCTADATLADMKAEDFDALIIPGGFAPDIIRRDAKALALTKAFFDAGKLVAFICHAGWVPISAKIVRGFRCTACIALKDDLENAGAIWADASVVVDRNLISSRRPADLPDFCAAIIDWMTSAGK; translated from the coding sequence ATGGATAAACAACTTGCTGGCAAACGGGTGCTCATTCAGGTGGCGGACACCTACGAGGACCTTGAATTGTGGTACCCCAAGCTCCGCATGCAGGAAGCCGGGGCCGAGGTCGTCGTGGCTGGAATCGATCCCCTGCGCCGGGACTACAAGGGCAAAAACGGCTACCCCTGCACGGCTGACGCCACCCTGGCGGACATGAAGGCCGAGGATTTCGACGCGCTGATCATACCTGGCGGCTTCGCTCCGGACATTATCCGTCGTGACGCCAAGGCGCTCGCCCTCACCAAGGCGTTCTTCGACGCGGGCAAGCTGGTGGCTTTCATCTGCCACGCAGGCTGGGTGCCCATCTCGGCAAAAATCGTCAGGGGCTTCAGGTGCACGGCCTGCATCGCGCTGAAAGACGACCTGGAGAACGCCGGAGCCATCTGGGCCGACGCGAGCGTGGTTGTCGACCGCAACCTGATTAGCAGCCGCCGCCCGGCGGATCTGCCGGATTTCTGCGCGGCAATCATCGACTGGATGACCTCTGCGGGGAAATAG
- a CDS encoding DUF3309 family protein: MSLGTILIVILVLALLGVLPVWSHSRPWGYGPSGLVGTILVVLLILFLLGKI; this comes from the coding sequence ATGTCATTAGGTACAATTCTGATAGTTATTCTTGTGCTCGCACTTCTTGGTGTGCTTCCGGTGTGGTCACATAGTCGTCCGTGGGGATATGGTCCGAGCGGTTTGGTGGGAACAATTCTCGTTGTTTTGTTGATTCTGTTTCTGCTGGGTAAGATTTAA
- the phnE gene encoding phosphonate ABC transporter, permease protein PhnE: protein MTDHRHWERFTRAQRLARFAVYLGAVALLAVSMKTVEVIPDFLFDAPKQVVDLLNRMWPVDFGAYHKQGIHKALIETLNISTLGTIVALIMAVPVGVMAAKNIVQIPLLNWIAKFILVSSRTVNTLVWAILFVAVFGPGALAGTMAIAFRSIGFCGKLLGEALEEIKPGPIEALKAAGAPWTSILIKGYWPQVAPAFWGISLFRWDINVRESAVIGLVGAGGIGVSLEDALNMFRWTQVSLVLVCIFAVVVLAEVFVTKIRQKLI, encoded by the coding sequence ATGACTGATCACAGACACTGGGAGCGCTTCACCAGAGCCCAGCGCCTGGCCCGTTTCGCCGTCTACCTGGGGGCGGTGGCCCTGCTGGCCGTGTCCATGAAGACGGTGGAGGTCATCCCGGACTTCCTCTTCGACGCGCCAAAGCAGGTGGTGGACCTCCTGAACCGCATGTGGCCCGTGGATTTCGGCGCGTACCACAAGCAGGGCATCCACAAGGCGCTCATCGAGACGCTGAACATCTCCACCCTGGGCACCATCGTCGCGCTGATCATGGCCGTGCCTGTCGGCGTCATGGCGGCCAAGAACATCGTGCAGATTCCGCTGCTCAACTGGATCGCAAAGTTCATCCTGGTGTCCTCGCGCACGGTGAACACCCTGGTGTGGGCCATCCTGTTCGTCGCCGTGTTCGGGCCGGGCGCGCTGGCCGGGACCATGGCCATCGCCTTTCGGTCCATCGGCTTCTGCGGCAAGCTCCTGGGCGAGGCCCTGGAGGAGATCAAGCCCGGTCCCATCGAAGCCCTGAAAGCAGCCGGAGCGCCCTGGACCAGCATCCTCATCAAGGGATACTGGCCGCAGGTGGCCCCCGCCTTCTGGGGCATCTCGCTGTTCCGCTGGGACATCAACGTGCGCGAATCGGCGGTCATCGGACTGGTGGGCGCGGGCGGCATCGGCGTCTCCCTGGAGGACGCGCTGAACATGTTCCGCTGGACCCAGGTGTCGCTGGTGCTGGTGTGCATCTTTGCCGTGGTGGTGCTGGCCGAAGTGTTCGTGACCAAAATCCGCCAGAAACTGATCTAG
- a CDS encoding CsbD family protein, translating to MKSSTKDSVEGTLHQVKGKAKEVVGVVTSDVKMEAEGKGENLGGKIQSKVGEIKKVLGK from the coding sequence ATGAAGTCAAGCACGAAAGACAGTGTTGAAGGAACGTTGCACCAGGTTAAGGGGAAGGCCAAGGAAGTCGTTGGCGTGGTGACCTCAGATGTCAAGATGGAAGCTGAAGGCAAGGGAGAGAATCTCGGCGGGAAGATTCAATCCAAAGTCGGCGAGATCAAGAAAGTTCTGGGCAAGTAG
- a CDS encoding FAD-dependent oxidoreductase encodes MNREALRERLKSCPEYDILVIGGGATGCGVALDAATRGMDVALVERDDFAQGTSSKSTKLVHGGVRYLEKAIMKFDREQFDLVREGLRERGYLLRNAPHLAHPIRLMTPVATWFQALYIFAGLILYDLLAGRLALGRSRLVSRRTAKKLFPQLDLEGYVAAVIYYDGQFNDARMTVSLARTANAHGAACLNHVEVLELVKIDGRVRGALVRDRLTGEEWTIRAKCVVNATGPFADAVRRMDDPRAGDMLRVSSGIHILLDARFTPQDMSLMIPSTEDGRVLFMIPWMGHVLFGTTDEPAVVERDPAPSEQDVDYLLRYACKYLHEPVTRKDVLAVWNGLRPLVFAPGKCSTQELARTHIIDVSPTGLVTITGGKWTSYRSMSEDAVDSACAASGIGRGRKSATRHLRLIGSRGYVPLGWQELARRHGLDVKQAKSLHALYGDEAGKVLAIGRTHGLMEPIHHAHPYIGAEVAFAVRLEMAAHVADVLLRRLPLGLLNMEHAKEAAPEVARIMGDELGWDGARREKEIDDARALLDAWQHGRRSGTA; translated from the coding sequence ATGAACAGGGAAGCACTGCGTGAGCGTTTGAAATCCTGCCCCGAGTACGACATTCTGGTAATCGGCGGCGGAGCCACCGGTTGCGGGGTGGCGCTGGACGCCGCCACCCGGGGAATGGACGTGGCCCTGGTGGAGCGCGACGACTTCGCACAAGGCACCAGCAGCAAAAGCACCAAGCTGGTCCACGGGGGCGTCCGCTATCTTGAGAAGGCCATCATGAAGTTCGACCGCGAGCAGTTCGACCTGGTGCGCGAGGGGCTGCGCGAGCGCGGCTACCTGCTCCGGAACGCGCCGCACCTGGCCCACCCCATCCGCCTGATGACGCCCGTGGCCACATGGTTCCAGGCCTTGTACATCTTCGCCGGCCTGATTCTCTACGACCTGCTTGCCGGGAGGCTGGCGCTTGGGCGCAGCAGGCTGGTGAGCCGCCGGACCGCCAAGAAGCTCTTCCCGCAGCTGGACCTGGAAGGCTACGTGGCCGCCGTCATCTATTACGACGGCCAGTTCAACGACGCCCGCATGACCGTGTCCCTGGCCCGCACCGCCAACGCCCACGGGGCCGCCTGCCTGAACCATGTTGAGGTGCTGGAGCTGGTCAAGATCGATGGCCGCGTCCGGGGGGCGCTGGTACGCGACCGGCTCACCGGAGAGGAGTGGACCATCCGCGCCAAGTGCGTGGTCAACGCCACCGGCCCCTTCGCCGACGCGGTACGCCGCATGGACGATCCCCGGGCCGGGGACATGCTGAGGGTCAGCTCCGGCATCCACATTTTGCTGGACGCCCGGTTCACCCCCCAGGACATGTCGCTCATGATCCCCAGCACCGAGGACGGACGCGTGCTGTTCATGATCCCCTGGATGGGGCACGTGCTGTTCGGCACAACGGACGAGCCCGCAGTGGTGGAACGCGATCCCGCCCCGTCGGAACAGGACGTGGACTACCTCCTGCGCTATGCCTGCAAATATCTGCACGAGCCCGTCACCCGCAAGGACGTGCTGGCGGTGTGGAACGGCCTGCGCCCCCTGGTGTTCGCACCGGGCAAGTGCAGCACCCAGGAGCTGGCCCGCACCCACATCATCGACGTGAGCCCCACGGGCCTGGTGACCATCACCGGCGGAAAGTGGACCAGCTACCGCAGCATGTCCGAGGACGCCGTGGACTCGGCCTGCGCGGCTTCCGGCATCGGACGCGGCCGCAAGAGCGCCACGCGCCACCTGCGCCTTATCGGCTCCAGAGGCTACGTCCCCCTGGGCTGGCAGGAGCTGGCGCGGCGGCACGGGCTTGATGTGAAGCAGGCCAAATCGCTCCACGCGCTCTACGGCGACGAGGCAGGCAAGGTGCTGGCCATAGGCCGCACCCACGGCCTCATGGAGCCCATCCACCACGCGCACCCCTACATCGGTGCGGAAGTGGCTTTCGCCGTGCGCCTGGAGATGGCCGCCCATGTCGCTGACGTCCTGCTCAGGCGGCTGCCGCTGGGACTTCTGAACATGGAGCACGCCAAGGAGGCCGCGCCGGAAGTGGCGCGCATCATGGGCGATGAGCTCGGCTGGGACGGCGCCCGCCGCGAAAAGGAAATTGATGACGCCCGCGCCCTGCTGGACGCCTGGCAGCACGGGAGAAGGTCCGGGACGGCCTAG
- a CDS encoding PilZ domain-containing protein, with protein sequence MEERRRYERISMDDNSGYYDYTIEIDGACFLAMLMDISIGGARLKLNDAPDKSTCGRKGTITNEYYAKPYLAGKNYTVAWQNEYYIGVSFAEPLIGSYRPPYLKDQKSS encoded by the coding sequence ATGGAAGAGCGTAGGCGTTATGAACGAATCTCCATGGATGATAATTCCGGATATTATGACTACACAATTGAAATAGACGGAGCATGCTTTCTGGCTATGTTGATGGATATCAGCATTGGTGGTGCGAGGCTCAAACTAAATGATGCCCCTGACAAGAGTACATGTGGAAGAAAGGGGACAATAACAAATGAATACTACGCCAAGCCGTACCTGGCTGGGAAGAATTATACGGTAGCCTGGCAAAATGAGTACTACATTGGAGTGTCGTTCGCAGAACCACTCATCGGAAGTTACAGGCCGCCATACTTGAAGGACCAGAAATCAAGTTAG